One segment of Hippopotamus amphibius kiboko isolate mHipAmp2 chromosome 2, mHipAmp2.hap2, whole genome shotgun sequence DNA contains the following:
- the CDK9 gene encoding cyclin-dependent kinase 9 — protein MQRDAPPRAPAPAARLPAPPIGAAASSGGGGGGGSAGGGGASAAPAPPGLPGTTSPRGPGGARRTEEAGSAPRGRKWPWRRKWRGRGGAWSTAAGPGAGAAVAAAGGGGGALEAAMAKQYDSVECPFCDEVSKYEKLAKIGQGTFGEVFKAKHRKTGQKVALKKVLMENEKEGFPITALREIKILQLLKHENVVNLIEICRTKASPYNRCKGSIYLVFDFCEHDLAGLLSNVLVKFTLSEIKRVMQMLLNGLYYIHRNKILHRDMKAANVLITRDGVLKLADFGLARAFSLAKNSQPNRYTNRVVTLWYRPPELLLGERDYGPPIDLWGAGCIMAEMWTRSPIMQGNTEQHQLALISQLCGSITPEVWPNVDKYELFEKLELVKGQKRKVKDRLKAYVRDPYALDLIDKLLVLDPAQRIDSDDALNHDFFWSDPMPSDLKGMLSTHLTSMFEYLAPPRRKGSQITQQSTNQSRNPATTNQTEFERVF, from the exons ATGCAGCGGGACGCACCACCCCGAGCCCCAGccccggcggcccggctccccgCGCCCCCAATCGGGGCCGCCGCCAGCAGtggcggcggcggaggcgggggcagcgCCGGTGGCGGAGGCGCCTCTGCAGCTCCGGCTCCTCCTGGCCTCCCGGGAACTACAAGTCCCAGGGGGCCTGGCGGCGCGCGGCGGACGGAAGAGGCGGGGTCGGCGCCGCGAGGCCGGAAGTGGCCGTGGAGGCGGAAGTGGCGCGGCCGCGGAGGGGCCTGGAGCACGGCGGCTGGACCCGGGGCGGgagcggcggtggcggcggctgGAGGTGGCGGCGGTGCACTGGAGGCGGCCATGGCAAAACAGTACGACTCGGTGGAGTGTCCGTTTTGTGATGAGGTGTCCAAATATGAGAAGCTTGCTAAAATCGGCCAAGGCACCTTCGG GGAGGTGTTTAAGGCAAAGCACCGCAAGACCGGCCAAAAGGTGGCTCTGAAGAAGGTACTGATGGAGAACGAGAAGGAGGGG TTCCCCATTACAGCCTTAAGGGAAATCAAGATCCTCCAGCTTCTAAAACACGAGAACGTGGTCAACTTGATTGAGATCTGTCGAACCAAAG CTTCCCCCTATAACCGCTGCAAAGGCAGCATATACTTGGTGTTTGATTTCTGCGAGCATGACCTTGCCGGGCTGCTGAGCAACGTCTTGGTCAAGTTCACGCTATCTGAGATCAAGAGGGTCATGCAGATGTTGCTCAATGGTCTCTACTACATCCACAGGAACAAG ATCCTGCACAGGGACATGAAGGCAGCTAACGTGCTCATCACCCGCGACGGCGTCCTGAAGCTGGCAGACTTTGGGCTGGCCCGGGCCTTCAGCCTGGCCAAGAACAGCCAGCCCAACCGCTACACCAACCGTGTGGTGACGCTCTGGTACCGGCCCCCGGAGCTGTTGCTCG GGGAGCGGGACTACGGCCCCCCCATTGACCTCTGGGGTGCTGGGTGCATCATGGCAGAGATGTGGACCCGCAGTCCCATCATGCAGGGCAACACGGAGCAGCACCAGCTTGCCCTCATCAGCCAGCTCTGCGGCTCCATCACGCCTGAG GTGTGGCCAAACGTGGACAAGTACGAGCTGTTTGAGAAATTGGAGCTGGTCAAGGGCCAGAAGCGGAAGGTGAAGGACAGGCTGAAGGCCTATGTGCGCGATCCCTACGCGCTGGACCTCATCGACAAGTTGCTGGTCCTGGATCCCGCCCAGCGCATCGACAGCGATGACGCCCTGAACCACGACTTCTTCTGGTCCGACCCCATGCCCTCGGACCTCAAGGGCATGCTGTCCACCCACCTGACGTCCATGTTCGAGTACCTGGCTCCGCCACGCCGGAAGGGCAGCCAGATCACCCAGCAGTCCACCAACCAGAGCCGCAACCCCGCCACTACCAACCAGACGGAGTTCGAACGTGTCTTCTGA